A single region of the Sphingobium sp. EP60837 genome encodes:
- a CDS encoding P-II family nitrogen regulator, whose protein sequence is MKLVMAIIKPFKLDDVREALSSLGIAGMTVSEVKGFGRQKGQTEIYRGAEYSTNMVPKIKIEVVCDDDLAPRVVEATQQAANSGAIGDGKIFVLDVGQAVRIRTGETGETAL, encoded by the coding sequence ATGAAACTTGTCATGGCTATCATCAAGCCGTTCAAGCTTGACGATGTCCGCGAGGCACTCTCCTCGCTCGGCATCGCCGGCATGACGGTGTCCGAGGTGAAGGGCTTCGGCCGCCAGAAGGGGCAAACCGAAATCTATCGGGGCGCCGAATATTCCACGAACATGGTTCCGAAAATCAAGATCGAGGTGGTCTGCGATGACGACCTCGCGCCGCGGGTGGTGGAAGCCACGCAGCAGGCTGCCAACTCCGGCGCGATCGGTGACGGCAAAATCTTCGTCCTCGATGTCGGTCAGGCCGTGCGCATCCGCACGGGCGAGACCGGCGAAACCGCGCTGTAA